A portion of the Trichomycterus rosablanca isolate fTriRos1 unplaced genomic scaffold, fTriRos1.hap1 scaffold_145, whole genome shotgun sequence genome contains these proteins:
- the LOC134305716 gene encoding E3 ubiquitin-protein ligase BRE1A-like gives MFNRKLHQLDLLKAMGRPKGTNLPRSAAEKQRRYRARRDADPERREKYLEKEREKYREDLKSGRKKRINNLSEREKRRQRKKWRETYHRIKDRKEALQHLITPSHSPQLSPAQAVDPQPSTSRCSL, from the exons ATGTTCAACAGGAAGTTGCATCAGTTGGATCTTCTGAAGGCCATGGGAAGACCAAAA GGTACCAATCTACCACGAAGTGCTGCAGAAAAGCAACGACGCTATCGTGCTCGACGTGATGCTGAcccagagaggagagaaaaATATTTAGAGAAGGAACGAGAAAAATACAGGGAGGATCTAAAATCAGGCAGGAAGAAAAGGATCAATAACCTAAGTGAGAGAGAAAAGCGCAGACAACGCAAAAAATGGAGGGAAACATACCATAGAATCAAGGACAGGAAAGAAGCTCTACAACACCTCATCACCCCTTCACACAGTCCCCAGTTATCACCAGCACAAGCTGTAGATCCACAACCAAGCACTTCCAGGTGTAGTTTATGA